One Actinomycetes bacterium genomic window, GCTGAGGGCCGTCCGTCGTGCTGGGTTCTCCGTCCCTGCCATACGACGAGATCGTCCGTGACCGCGGCGGTGGCAGGGCTCGGCGTCCGCTCGCGGCCGCCCCACCGACCTTTCCGGCGGGGACTTGTGCTTCATCTAGGGTCGGGCATTCCTAGCGCCGGGTTGACCGAAAACCCTTGTGCCACGCGCGGAATGTGACGTACGCGACCCGCGAAACCGCGCCATCTAGCCATGAGTGATGGCCTCGATGCACTAGGTGATCAGCCGTTCTCACGATGCGTGACGACGTCGACGCGCGCCGTCGATCAGGCACCCGGTCCCCGGAAGTCCGTGATGTGTGTGGCTGAATGGCGTCGTGGACGAGCCGGCCTGGAAGCTGCGGCTGCCGCGACGTCCCTCCGTGCCGCCGGCGATCGCCATCGCGCGACGAGTCGCGATCGCCGTCGCGATCGTGCTCCTCAACTGGGCGGTCGTGCTGATCGAGCGCGACGGCTACCGCGACTCCGCCGACGGCGACCTGTCGGTGACGGATGCGCTCTACTACACGACGGTCACGCTCTCGACCACCGGCTACGGCGACATCACCCCGGTGAGCGACGGTGCGCGGCTGACCAACGCGCTGCTCGTGACGCCGATGCGCTTCCTCTTCGTCCTCGTGCTCATCGGCACCACGATCCAGGTGCTCACCGAGCGGTCGCGGGACCAGTTCAACGTCTCCCGCTGGAGGTCACGCGTGAAGGACCACGTCATCATCTGCGGCTTCGGCACCAAGGGCCGCAGCGCGATCCGCGCGCTCCGGCAGAACGGCGTCGCCCAGGAGGACATCGTCGTCATCGAGAACGACCACGAGTCGGTGGAGGCCGCCGCTGCCGCGGGCTACACGACCGTGCACGGCCGGTCGGACAGCGACACCGTCCTCAAGGAGGCGGAGGTGGGGCGCGCCAGGTCGGTCGTCATCGCCGTCGACCGCGACGACACGGCCGTCCTGACGACATTGACCGTGCGCCAGCTGTCGAAGGACGTGACCGTCGTCGCCGCCGTCCGCGAGGGTGAGAACGCCGACCTGCTCAAGCAGAGCGGTGCCGACTCGGTCATCACCTCGTCCGACGCGGCCGGGCGCCTGCTCGGCCTCGCCACCGGGAGCCCGGCCACGGTCGCCGTCGTCGAGGACCTGCTCGCCGTGGGCAGTGGCCTCGACCTGGCCGAGCGCGGCGTTACCCCCGAGGAGGTCGGCTCCCACCCCCGGTCGGTGGTCAGCCCGGTGCTGGCCGTCGTACGCGGCGGCCGGCCACGCCCGTACGACGACCCGGACGTGGCGACCCTGCTGGCCACCGACCGGCTGATCTACGTGTCGAGTCCGAGGGAGCGCGGCGGCGTGGAGCAACCGGGCTGACGGAGGGCGGACCGCGCTTCGGGGGTCAGCACCTCGGCCGGGGCGGCGTGCCGCGGATCGCTGTGCACAGGGGCTTCGATTGACAGCCGTCCGCTGCTAGAATCGAACACATGTTCGAAGGAGGTGGGCCGGACGCGAAGGTCGTCGACCGATGGCGCGGCTCGCTTGGTGGCGTCGCCCGCGACTTGTCGGACGTCGCGCGCATCGATCTGATCCGCAGCCTCGAGGAGCTCAAGGCTGCCGCAGCCGCAGCGCAGGCCAGGCTGGCCGCCGACCTCGACGAGTCGGTGCGAGCCCGGCACCGCGAGCAGGAACTGCCGCCATCCCAGCAGGGGGCCGGCGTCGCGTCCCAAGTCGCCTTGGCTCGTCGTGACAGCCCGGTCAAGGGCGGCCAGCACCTAGGCCTCGCCAAGGCGTTGGTCGGTGAGATGCCGCACACGCTGGCGGCGCTCAGTGAGGGCCGGCTCTCTGAGTGGCGGGCGACCCTGCTGGTGCGGGAGACCGCTTGTCTCTCGGGGGAGCATCGCTCCCGGGTGGACGCGGAGCTGGTCGCTGATCCGGCGCGGCTCGACGGGCTCGGTGACCGACGGGTCGCCGCCGAGGCGCGGCGCCTGGC contains:
- a CDS encoding potassium channel family protein produces the protein MDEPAWKLRLPRRPSVPPAIAIARRVAIAVAIVLLNWAVVLIERDGYRDSADGDLSVTDALYYTTVTLSTTGYGDITPVSDGARLTNALLVTPMRFLFVLVLIGTTIQVLTERSRDQFNVSRWRSRVKDHVIICGFGTKGRSAIRALRQNGVAQEDIVVIENDHESVEAAAAAGYTTVHGRSDSDTVLKEAEVGRARSVVIAVDRDDTAVLTTLTVRQLSKDVTVVAAVREGENADLLKQSGADSVITSSDAAGRLLGLATGSPATVAVVEDLLAVGSGLDLAERGVTPEEVGSHPRSVVSPVLAVVRGGRPRPYDDPDVATLLATDRLIYVSSPRERGGVEQPG